A window of Paenibacillus phoenicis genomic DNA:
GGCCGCTGAGAGTTCGAAAGGGAGTACCGTACCCCGTAGCTGCCTAGGTACACACGTCAGGCTGCCTCTACCCTAAGTAAGCAACGACACCTGCCATAACGCCCCTCATACGCCACCCATACGGCCCACGGCCCTTTAAGACGCCACAATCGGGTCCAACAACTCGTACGACTCGAACGTAAACGGCGTTTCCTCCGTCACTTCTTCGCCGGCGGTCCAGTTGGCCAGGACGATTTTGTCGACCATGCAGTTGTTCAACTGGATGCGTTCAAAGCCGTAGGCTTCCGGATCGTCAAGCTTATGAATGATCGAAAATTTCTGAAAGCCGCGCGTGATCATATCCGACGTGACCTTGTAGCCGCTCATCGTGCCGGTGCCTTTTTTGCGTCCCAGCTTGTACACCGTATAATCGGTGCCCACGAGGTTCAGCTCCTTTTTCTCTGCCTCAACGCTGGCTTCCAGGTGATTCAGATTCGACTGCCATACCCCTTCGATAAAAATCTGGCCAAACGTCCCCATAATCACGCGGCCGGGATCAAGAAATTGTGCCATTAGTTAGCTCCTCCTCAATTTTGAAAAATCGAATTATTGCACATAAAACGTGCCAAAAATTTGTTCCATCACATCGGTATCATCCGCCGTCCAAGCCAGGAACACCTGGTCGTCTTCCGGCGTAAATTGCGGCGCGTTGCCATAAAAACGCGGATCCAGCGTCACATCAAACCCAGTCGCCTCGATCACGTTCTCGGCGGCCAACGTTTGCAGATACTGCTTCCCTGCGCCAATCAGCGCCAGGCGGCCTTCCTCGGTGTTGTTCACCTTGCCGATATAGGCATCCTCGGCGGTCCGCTGCAGGTCCGCATTGATTTGGTCCATGACGCGAATCTTGCGGATCTTCTTCCAGCCTTTGTTCTGCCCTTCGCGCAGCGTGACAAGGCTGTTCACGCCACGCAGCGCCTTCACCCGGCGGCCGTCGTGCACGAGCAGGAACACACCGCC
This region includes:
- a CDS encoding phage tail tube protein, yielding MAQFLDPGRVIMGTFGQIFIEGVWQSNLNHLEASVEAEKKELNLVGTDYTVYKLGRKKGTGTMSGYKVTSDMITRGFQKFSIIHKLDDPEAYGFERIQLNNCMVDKIVLANWTAGEEVTEETPFTFESYELLDPIVAS